ACCCCTCATGTCCTAAACGACCTCTATTAGCCAGTGGCGGAGGCACAGGGTATGCCAGGTATGCACTGGCATACCCTGTACAACCGGCAAGTAGTAGCATATATAATAGTATAGATGTTGTATAtttgtaaaaagaaaaaaaacatgccTGGATTGAATCTTTGCTCTTTATCATGTAGATTTCAATTCCTCCAAAACGAAGGGATCCAAATAGCCCCTGGTAAAATTGAATCTTTGGtcctcatcttttggtagaTATTGAGTGGTATATTTTGGATGACTATCGAGTGAGATATTTTTTcgaattgatttttttttaataaggGGTCTCCCCATTTCATGATGGCCATGAACGGAAATACAacacagtttttttttcttcaaattGACGAAGACGATATAATCAAAACATTCATGTCCCTGGAACGCGTCAAATAAAACAGTAAAATAGCAACTTAAGTCTCCGGTACCTTTTTATGCCTTATTAGAACTGCCGATACAATTTTTGAACTATTTATATTGTATTTGTAGATGGTTCCAATttaatttgataattattactgAATTGCTAGATAGATTTATCGAATTGGATACAGATTTTTTTTGAACGGCATACCCTGATGTGAAATCCTAGATCCGCCACTGCTATTAGCAATACGGAAACGTGGCAGAGGAGCGTCGACTCATGCCAGAGGAGCGCGTCCTCCAAGCTGCCTTGATGCATGGCTTGATCGATCCTAGCATCTGGCTCGCTAGAAGAGTAGTAAGCGTGTGAAGGAAAAGAAGCATATATAGGAAGGTTTCTGCAAAATACAAACATAAACGAAGGAGCATGAACATCTGCTGAACCGCTTAATAGAAAGTTAAGGATCCAAAAGCACAGTTTGAGAGTTGATGGACCTATATAACACCTCCTCGTAAGTTAATTAATGAACCTCTGGTGCATTCTTTTTACTCAAAAAGGAATATAAACTTCTGAACCACAAAAGATCGAGCTAGCTGTTCCACCGAACATGCATGAACATGCACTCGATTCTCTCAGAAAAGAGCATCTTATTATGGAAGGCACTAGCTGAAATAAGGAGTAGGAGCCTCTCTAGATCCTCCACTGcatatagtattttttttttgatgaacCCATATACAGTATATATTCAATGAGCACACTAGCTACTACTGTGGCGCTTGAAGACGAGAAGGAGCAGCCATATGCATGGTAGCTTTTGCGTCAATATAAGCACCGATGACTGGCAATACGGATAAGCTTCTTCAGTTTCAGTTGTTGTCTGGGATCCAGCAGCCGTGGAAGCCGAAGGGTAGGCCGTAAGGTAACCGCAAGCGGGCAATCTCTTTGAACGTCGCCGCGTCCAGCAGCAGCACGTAGCCGTCACCGTCCATGGTGCTTGCAGTAGATATGACAACCCCTACACAAATTTGTTTTGGACATGGTCAAAATAAAGCACAatcaagccttgtttagttacactcGAAATCCAAagacttttcaaaattttctatcacatcaaatattacgaaacatacataaagtattaaatatagataaaaataactaattccaCAAATtgactgtaatttgtgagacgaatcttttgagcttatttggtccatggttggacaataactgccaaatacaaacgaaagtgctacaagacccaaaaacttttcaccctaTGAACTAACCAAATTAAAGGCCTCAGTTGCACGCCATCAAGAACATAAATGTTTTAACGATCTATGTAAAGCCCCAGAATGTGTTATAATTTGCAAGGGAGGAGAGAGTATTAAATTACCGACCatcatcttcattggttgctcCCGGCCTGGCCACAAAGAAGGGCTCCGATGGCACCGTGCCCTCCTCATGCCAGCTCGTGGTCTCCTTCTCCACCAGGTCCATCTTGGTGAGCGCGTTGAAGAAATTGCATGGCCGGCGCGCGGTGCAGGCGTACAAGTAGCGGTACTCCTTGCCGACGTAGTCTGGGTTGATGgtgctcaactccacaccccgGCCGTGCTCTTCAGGGTCCAGCACTGTCTCCAGCTCGCCCATGGCGGCGCTGCCGTCCAGGGGTATTCTGAACCGTGCAACCCTGCCCATTTTGAAAAAACCCAGCTCCAGAGACCTCTCGAAAGAGATGACGCATGCTTAATTATTACCTGGAATCAGGGAAGTCCTTGGCCGTCTCCGGCGATCTAAGCCTGTGGAGAGCAAGTGCCTGGATGATAGCAGGATCAGCGTAGTACTCGCAGCAGTCGGCGATGATGGCGTTGGGCCGGACACCGTCGTCATCATCACCATTCTCCTCGTATGCGTTGATGAAGTGAAATGCCACGAAAGGAGGCACCTCGACGCTCGCCACCTACAATTATAAGAAATCGTCGTCAAATTAGCTGATTTGATCGAGATTCCAACAAGTTCAACTGGCTAGCTCATAATGACAAGGTACTTACAGTGTTTCCAGTGGATCTGCATATGACGTGCATGTAGCTCCCGGAGTGTGGTAGCCAGTCCATTATGTAAAACGGGGTGAGCTCGGACATGAGCAAGCAGGCGACCGAGTACCGGAGCGGCATCTCCGGCACGACGATGTACTTCGCCGTGACGGCGAACGAGTGCACCCACGCCGGCGTCGTGCCTCCCCGGCACCGCACCCTCCCGACCACCTCCCGCCTGTCGTTGCTCCCAGTCCCACCAGCTGCCATCATCCTGGCCACGAGGTAGCCCCGCCGGGCAAAGTCCGGGTGCAGCATCAagacctcggcggcggcggcggcgcgggtcgtcgtcgtcgtcgtcgtcgtcaccaCCGGGtgcgtgcactgcaccgggcACCACAGCCTGTCCGCGTACCGGAGCTTGCCGACCGTCTCGAGTGTCTCCGGGTCGACGAGCACCGAGCTCTTGGTGACGTCGGCGAGGCACACCACCCGGCCATCCCCGAGTGGGAGCACCGCGGTGTTGGCGTTGTCGGACATGCCGGCGCCGGTGACGAGCCCGACGACGTGCCGGAGGCGGTCGAGGAGGGTGCCCGGCTCGCTAGGGCACAGCTGGGAGAACTCGCGCATGCGCATGAGCGGACGGCGGCGGCCGTGCGCCCTGGCGGCGGCCTTGTATGCGTCGGACTCGATCTGCCTGTGCGCGCCGGTAGCACGGCCACGAGCGCCCTGGAAGTAGACACGGACCAGTGTGGCGTAGCCGTCGAAGACGTGATCCAACGCGTGGTCGCCTACCTCCCACACACCTGGCCCGTTCCTTAGGTACGTGCCGTTCTGTACCATCACACAGCAGATTCAGAGTTTCAGACCAAGTAATAAGATCTGTTACTACGATATCTTATTGTACATACGTGTTCTTATCAGGGAAAGAAAAGGTTCATTACCCCGCCCAGGAAGGAAGGAGCTCATGAGTATATGCTAGACAAATGCACGAGTCAATATTTGGAAGGACAATTTGCTTTATACTACGCTGCTCAAGATCCCATGGCCGCCACCCAATTCTAAAATGATGTTGTTGCTTTTATGTGTCAACTGCCTCCTTTCTCAGCGTTTAAGTAAGCTCGATCGAGAGGTGTTTTCATTGGAAATGCTCGAAGTGCGAAAAGCTTTGGGGCACAGATGAGACCGTACCAATTCCAGTGGGTGGCAGCATCTGAGATCACGGCCGCTGCTGGCCGAATGCTTAGTGGAGAAGTATTATTTCTTCAAGAATTCTAGCCCGTGTAGGAGTACAGACGGACATGATAAATTGGCAATCATGCATAGATACATATATGTGACCATTATATTAATTAATAAGCTCAAAACTGCTGcggtatatatataaatatacatgTATAATTAAGTACGTACCAGCCAAGCAGGGATGTGTCCTTCTATGGCCAAGTCACCTTCCCACCGTTCGTGTCGGATGCTGGTCCAAGCAGAATGCTTTGTGCAATCTCCAGCGGCTTGAATTCGACGACGACTGGCGCGGCAACGATGACATGCCGATGCCGCTGCCGTGCTGATGATGGTTTGGCCGGCGGAGCGGCGAGAGGCATATAAGTATGGTGTAGGGGCAGTGCAAAGCGTGGGGAGTTTGCAGGCGGCCATGCTGCTTATTTGCTTCCTTCGCCTAGCTCTTGTTAGACTTGTTATATACTAAACGAACAAGCGGGCAACTTgtttaatactccctccatcatcTTGGAGAGTTAAGCATCTcaaaagtttgactaaatttatactataaaataataacatttattaggGCACTCCTAATGCTAAAAattacatgtagtttctatatttattaatttctatagacactatgtatagaaactatggtcctAATGGATAGTTTTCTGTACAATAATTTGTTATCcgatcacattcattctctctccattctcaaccaatcatatcactttatgtcttggatctcatgtagacatggtttctaagttAGATTTAGTTTcaatgatttttgctctctctcttcaataactaccttgccacgtcagcaaaatgcttaggtgtcaccataattaatgtctatagaaactatgatgaTTTCTGTTTTGGGAGTGCCCTTATGTCAACTAAGTATTATTAAATttctcattaattatattttcataggatacttatttgatgtcataaatcttcattattt
This window of the Sorghum bicolor cultivar BTx623 chromosome 7, Sorghum_bicolor_NCBIv3, whole genome shotgun sequence genome carries:
- the LOC8057987 gene encoding carotenoid cleavage dioxygenase 8 homolog A, chloroplastic isoform X1 encodes the protein MAACKLPTLCTAPTPYLYASRRSAGQTIISTAAASACHRCRASRRRIQAAGDCTKHSAWTSIRHERWEGDLAIEGHIPAWLNGTYLRNGPGVWEVGDHALDHVFDGYATLVRVYFQGARGRATGAHRQIESDAYKAAARAHGRRRPLMRMREFSQLCPSEPGTLLDRLRHVVGLVTGAGMSDNANTAVLPLGDGRVVCLADVTKSSVLVDPETLETVGKLRYADRLWCPVQCTHPVVTTTTTTTTRAAAAAEVLMLHPDFARRGYLVARMMAAGGTGSNDRREVVGRVRCRGGTTPAWVHSFAVTAKYIVVPEMPLRYSVACLLMSELTPFYIMDWLPHSGSYMHVICRSTGNTVASVEVPPFVAFHFINAYEENGDDDDGVRPNAIIADCCEYYADPAIIQALALHRLRSPETAKDFPDSRVARFRIPLDGSAAMGELETVLDPEEHGRGVELSTINPDYVGKEYRYLYACTARRPCNFFNALTKMDLVEKETTSWHEEGTVPSEPFFVARPGATNEDDGVVISTASTMDGDGYVLLLDAATFKEIARLRLPYGLPFGFHGCWIPDNN
- the LOC8057987 gene encoding carotenoid cleavage dioxygenase 8 homolog A, chloroplastic isoform X3 is translated as MRMREFSQLCPSEPGTLLDRLRHVVGLVTGAGMSDNANTAVLPLGDGRVVCLADVTKSSVLVDPETLETVGKLRYADRLWCPVQCTHPVVTTTTTTTTRAAAAAEVLMLHPDFARRGYLVARMMAAGGTGSNDRREVVGRVRCRGGTTPAWVHSFAVTAKYIVVPEMPLRYSVACLLMSELTPFYIMDWLPHSGSYMHVICRSTGNTVASVEVPPFVAFHFINAYEENGDDDDGVRPNAIIADCCEYYADPAIIQALALHRLRSPETAKDFPDSRVARFRIPLDGSAAMGELETVLDPEEHGRGVELSTINPDYVGKEYRYLYACTARRPCNFFNALTKMDLVEKETTSWHEEGTVPSEPFFVARPGATNEDDGVVISTASTMDGDGYVLLLDAATFKEIARLRLPYGLPFGFHGCWIPDNN
- the LOC8057987 gene encoding carotenoid cleavage dioxygenase 8 homolog A, chloroplastic isoform X2 translates to MAACKLPTLCTAPTPYLYASRRSAGQTIISTAAASACHRCRASRRRIQAAGDCTKHSAWTSIRHERWEGDLAIEGHIPAWLNGTYLRNGPGVWEVGDHALDHVFDGYATLVRVYFQGARGRATGAHRQIESDAYKAAARAHGRRRPLMRMREFSQLCPSEPGTLLDRLRHVVGLVTGAGMSDNANTAVLPLGDGRVVCLADVTKSSVLVDPETLETVGKLRYADRLWCPVQCTHPVVTTTTTTTTRAAAAAEVLMLHPDFARRGYLVARMMAAGGTGSNDRREVVGRVRCRGGTTPAWVHSFAVTAKYIVVPEMPLRYSVACLLMSELTPFYIMDWLPHSGSYMHVICRSTGNTVASVEVPPFVAFHFINAYEENGDDDDGVRPNAIIADCCEYYADPAIIQALALHRLRSPETAKDFPDSRVARFRIPLDGSAAMGELETVLDPEEHGRGVELSTINPDYVGKEYRYLYACTARRPCNFFNALTKMDLVEKETTSWHEEGTVPSEPFFVARPGATNEDDGRGCHIYCKHHGR